From the Glycine max cultivar Williams 82 chromosome 11, Glycine_max_v4.0, whole genome shotgun sequence genome, the window ACACAAGGTACGTTTGTACCGCATGGCCGGAACGACATATTGAACACTGCGCTTGGCCGTGAAGAGCATCCTGTCGTGTCCTTGCTGCTAGACATGGTGTCACCATTAGTAGTTACTTTGGACAGCGTTCAAGTGCCTCTAATAGTTCTGCGGCTACGATAACCCCGGATCAGTTGGTTCAAATCATAGGTAATCTCAAGCAAGAGTGGACAAAAGAGGTAGAAGAtgcaagcaaaaaaaaaaatggacatGCTGCAAAAGGAGTTGGATGCAATCAAGACTGAGTTGTCCCAAATGCAAACTCAACAGTCAGCCCCTGTACAACCGGCTAACCCTAATGTGTTGATTGCACGTGTTAGCACCAAAGAAAGTTGTGCAGAAGCTGTTGCAAATGTTGTTGCTGGGGACCCATCTGCGATTGAGGAGAATACCATGGGGTTGTATGTTGTTTGTGGCGACAGTAAACAATTGGTGGCCTTAGGAAAGGTGTATCAAGTTGGCGGCATGATACACAATGTTCCTTACGCAGATGAAGTCGTGAGGGTTTCTGTGGTTACTGTTTATGATGGTGATGCAAGGGTCCCAATTCCCACACCTGAGATTGAATACGTTAGGGAGGCCATGAACACATTCATTGGCTGGCCAACTAATCTTGTCAAACCTTTCTCCGCTGTAAGTGAAATGATTTTCCTTGTGGTTCCCCTAAATTAAATGGCATATTCcaataatggatgctaaattaaatttaatatttattttataaaactatataGGATTCCAATCAAGATGTAAGGAATCCAAATGGACATGTTGATCGGTCAAATGTAGGTTTTGCAAAGGATCCACTTGGAGAAATCatgaaaatactttatgaagTGTATATGAATCCAGTGGAACTCCCGTGGGAGGCTAGCCGATTTGGAATTCCAAATATAGATGCCAAATTTTACATCACACATGCTGATATGGCTGAAATAATATCAGGTCACAAGTGTTTAAACATTTCTATACTGCAGCTATGGATGATGTAAGTCATTTAATTACAACCTTTAACCCTAAATGTTATCATAAGCAACAAATTGTAAATGTAATAAATTTGTGGTATAATGATTGTATTGTCTTTCAAATAGGTATTTGGATGAGTGTGCTACAAGCAGAGGTGATGGCTCAGTGTATGGCTTCCTTGAGCCTCAATCAATACACATTGGTAAGGAGGACCGTCAACAATGTCAACTTTATATTGAGACATGGGTGAAGGAATCACAACGATGCTTGTACTTAGGAGCATACTTGCATCagtaagttaaatttttttgtggCATTTAACAAATGTTATGATTTCTAAACTTGCTAATTATAATCGTCAACTTCAGGTCACATTGGCAACTATTTGTTCTATGTCCTAGGGAAAACAtggttgtttggttttgttcgttGCGAAAGAAGcctgatgttaacataaaagtCGTAATAAATAGGTACGAGTGTAATGTACCCAAAGATAGCCGAGCTGTCATTGTTGTTGAATATGCAGCGTAAATGTTTGTTATAAGTAACATCATATATAATTTCGTTTACTAGTGCAATGAAGACAATAAGTAGTTCTTTGGAAGGCATGTCTCAGCAAGGTCCACCTCGGTGGATTGAACCCAAGGTTAGATGGTCGTTTAGATGAACCcctatgtaatttttaaaggGTACAAGGTATAATAGTTATTTTCACTGATAAATATAGAGTCATGTTCAAAGTGGAGGGTACGAGTGTGGAtactatgtgatgcattggatgtggtgcATCGTTAGTGGTCGTTTGAAGGATGACTGGAACAGGGTATATATACAAagtctaatttcaattttcacgttagttgatatttgtttaattattaataatgtcTTCGATTGTTAATTTTGTAGTGGTTCTCAAATGGATCAGCATTAGAGGTGGAGGCCATGACAATAATTCAAAAGAATTGGGCAACTTACTTTTTAGCTATTAGAAATAAAAGATGCTAAATATGATGTACATTATTATGAATGACTATATTTTCCTTTAATGACACCCTTTAGTGGTATATTTTAATGAATTGTTTCATGTcacattaatgttttttaaaaacctaCGTAATGGTTTAGTAAGGAGTTTATGTATTCTGAAATTGTTTTGGTTTGTTGTAGTCtcatattagaaaatatatattttgataggATGAGTGCAATTTTCTTAGAAATTGTACTCCTACTATGTATGTACTGCACAATTGCACCTTCAATCAACTTAACAACACGTAGTTACTTG encodes:
- the LOC102661192 gene encoding uncharacterized protein; amino-acid sequence: MQAKKKMDMLQKELDAIKTELSQMQTQQSAPVQPANPNVLIARVSTKESCAEAVANVVAGDPSAIEENTMGLYVVCGDSKQLVALGKVYQVGGMIHNVPYADEVVRVSVVTVYDGDARVPIPTPEIEYVREAMNTFIGWPTNLVKPFSADSNQDVRNPNGHVDRSNVGFAKDPLGEIMKILYEVYMNPVELPWEASRFGIPNIDAKFYITHADMAEIISGHKCLNISILQLWMMYLDECATSRGDGSVYGFLEPQSIHIGKEDRQQCQLYIETWVKESQRCLYLGAYLHQSHWQLFVLCPRENMVVWFCSLRKKPDVNIKVVINSAMKTISSSLEGMSQQGPPRWIEPKSHVQSGGYECGYYVMHWMWCIVSGRLKDDWNRVYIQSLISIFTLVDICLIINNVFDC